GCATAGGACAGTGGAAATACGCTCATGTCGAGTTGCCCGGCCGACAGGGGCTTGTATTGCTCGCGCGGCTTGAACAGTGACTTGGACGGGAAAATCTTGATGGTCAGGTCAACATTGGCGGCAGCCACTTCGTCGGCCACGATCTGGGCCACCTTGTGGCGCACGTCCTTGGTTGACCATTGGTGTGACAGGCGCAGTTCCTTGGCGTAGGCGGTACCCGACAGGGCTGTTGCCATGGCAAGGCCGGCTATCAGTGATGTCAGTTTGAGTTTCATGTATTCCTCCCGGTCCGGCCTTGTAACTCAACCGGACGTTTCTCATGTTGAATTCGTTGACTGACGAAACCGGTCAGCCTCTGCAGCCTACGTCTTTGCGTACAAGAGTCAACCAGATTGTATACAAGAATTTGCTTGTTGGATGCATCAGAATGCGGTTACTGTCGATGGCACCATGACGGAAAGAACAGCAGACCGTATACGCGAAACTCTCGAACAGGCGATTTTGACCGGTGAGTTCGAGGATGGCGCACGCCTTGATGAGGTGCGTCTGTGCACCCGTTTCGGTGTGTCGCGGACGCCGGTTCGTGAAGCCCTGCATCAGCTGACCGCGTCGGGCCTTTTGGAAATGAAGCCGCGCCGAGGGGCGTTTGTGCGCATGCCCGGTTTCGTGGAAGTTGTGGAAATGTTCGAAGTCATGGGCGAGCTGGAGAGCATGTGCGGCAGGCTGGCCGCCAAGCGCATAAGCGATGCGCAGCTCAAGGCGTTTTCCTCAGCCTGCCTCAAATGCGAACAGGCCGAGGAAGCCGGCGACCGCGATGCCTATTACCGCGAGAACGAAACTTTTCACCAGGTCCTGTACCAGGCGAGCGGTAACGGGTTCCTGCAATCCCAGGCCCTGCAATTGCAAAAACGCCTGCAGCCGTTCCGGCGCCTGCAGTTATGGGTGCGTGGCCGCATCAGGCAGTCGCTCGATGAGCACCGGCAAATCCTGCAGGCGGTTGAGGACGGAGACGGCGATGCCGCCGAAACGCTGCTGCGCCAGCACGTGACGGTGCAGGGCGAAAAGTTCTTCGACCTGATGCGCGGCCTCGATGAAACATCCGCGCGGAAGACCGGTTAAAGCGACCTACCTGATATCAGCGCACTCGGCCACCGGCGTGATCGCGCCCTTGCCATCAAAGAAGTTCAACAGATTGTTGGCCACCAGATCGCCCATGGCGCGACGGGTCTCGACGGTTGCCGAGCCCTGGTGGGGCTGCAGGGTGACATTGTCGAGGGCGCGTAGGCGTTCCGGGATTTTCGGTTCGGCTGCAAACACATCCAGACCGGCATGGCCCAGCCTGCCGCTTGCAAGCGCGTCAACCAGGGCATCCTCGTCATGGACCGAGCCACGCGCGACATTGATGAAGGTGCCGTCCGGCCCGAGCGCTTCGAGAACCTGCTGGTTCACGATGCCCCTGGTGGCCTCGCCGCCTGGGCAAATGGCGATCAGGAAATCGCAGTCGCGGGCCATGTCAGTCAGGCTGTCGTAAAACTCATAAGCCTGGTCGGCCTGCTGGCTCCGGCCATGATAGCCGATCACGCATCCGAACACTTCCAGCTTGCGCGCAATATCCTTGCCGATGCGGCCAAGACCGAGAATGCCAACCTTGCGGCCATTGATGGCGCGGGCAAGCGGCGGATCGCCCTCGTTTTGCCAGCGCCCGTCACGGGCAAACCTTTCCCACTCACTGAAGCGGCGTGAACAGGTCAGCACGAACGTGACGGCCATGTTGGCGACGTCATCATTGAGCACGTCGGGCGTGTTGGTGGCGACAACATTGCGCGATGCTGCATGAGCCGCATCCACGCCGTCATAGCCAACCCCGAAACTTGCAATCATTTTCAGGTTGGGAAGTGAGTCAATCAGGGCGGCGTCGGCCTTGCCCATGGTGGCGACGCCTTCGATCTTGTCTGCAACAGATGCCAGGAAAGCGTCCTTGTCATCAGCTTCATAGAGCCGGTGCAGCGTGTGGCGGGCTTCCAGCGCTTCCTGGATATGCGGCATCATGTTGGAGACCAATAGTATGTCAGTCATTTGTCTTGTCCTCGGGTGTAGGTCATGTTCAGCAATAGCGTTCGGCACCGGGCCATTGCGCTTCAGTGTACCTGTCGCCGTATGCGAAACCGGGCGGCAGGCATTTGGCAATCTCTGCCAGATCACCGGCTGTCGGATTCAGGCTTTCACCGGCGGCCAGTTGTTCCAGGTGCTGGCGTGAACGGGTGCCGGGAATAGGCAGAAGATGCGGCCCCCGTTCCAGCACCCAGGCAATGGCAACCGTCGCCGGAGATACGCCGCGGGCTCTGCAAAATGCCCGGAACGCATCCAGTGCCCTGACGTTGCAGGAAAAGTTCGGCTCTACAAAACGTGGATTGCCGTTTCGGAAATCGCCGTCAGCGAAAGTGCCGGGGTCCGGCAGCGTATCAACGAACATGCCGCGCCCCAGCGGCGAGAACGGCACGAAGGCGACACCCAGTTCCTCACATGCCTGTATGACGCCAAGCTCCGGGCTGCGGGTCCACAGCGAGTATTCACTTTGCACAGCCATGACCGGATGTACCGCATGGGCGCGGCGCAGCGAGAACGGTGCAATTTCGGAAAACCCGATACCGCCGATCTTGCCTTCCTCCTTGAGGCGCACCAGCGTCTCCATGACATCCTCAATGGGACGGTCCGCCTCGCGGCGGTGAATGTAATACAGCGCGACATGGTCCACGCCGAGATTGCGCAGGGATTTTTCAAGTGCCTCGCGCAGGT
Above is a window of Anderseniella sp. Alg231-50 DNA encoding:
- a CDS encoding FCD domain-containing protein, which codes for MTERTADRIRETLEQAILTGEFEDGARLDEVRLCTRFGVSRTPVREALHQLTASGLLEMKPRRGAFVRMPGFVEVVEMFEVMGELESMCGRLAAKRISDAQLKAFSSACLKCEQAEEAGDRDAYYRENETFHQVLYQASGNGFLQSQALQLQKRLQPFRRLQLWVRGRIRQSLDEHRQILQAVEDGDGDAAETLLRQHVTVQGEKFFDLMRGLDETSARKTG
- a CDS encoding NAD(P)-dependent oxidoreductase, with protein sequence MTDILLVSNMMPHIQEALEARHTLHRLYEADDKDAFLASVADKIEGVATMGKADAALIDSLPNLKMIASFGVGYDGVDAAHAASRNVVATNTPDVLNDDVANMAVTFVLTCSRRFSEWERFARDGRWQNEGDPPLARAINGRKVGILGLGRIGKDIARKLEVFGCVIGYHGRSQQADQAYEFYDSLTDMARDCDFLIAICPGGEATRGIVNQQVLEALGPDGTFINVARGSVHDEDALVDALASGRLGHAGLDVFAAEPKIPERLRALDNVTLQPHQGSATVETRRAMGDLVANNLLNFFDGKGAITPVAECADIR
- a CDS encoding aldo/keto reductase; protein product: MHKRQLGAGGPEVSAVGVGCWSFAGAYGPTTEAESHDTLAAALDLGIDFLDTANVYGAGVSEKVIGSFIKDHPHKFTIATKAGIYRDPDTNVRGFNNSPEHLREALEKSLRNLGVDHVALYYIHRREADRPIEDVMETLVRLKEEGKIGGIGFSEIAPFSLRRAHAVHPVMAVQSEYSLWTRSPELGVIQACEELGVAFVPFSPLGRGMFVDTLPDPGTFADGDFRNGNPRFVEPNFSCNVRALDAFRAFCRARGVSPATVAIAWVLERGPHLLPIPGTRSRQHLEQLAAGESLNPTAGDLAEIAKCLPPGFAYGDRYTEAQWPGAERYC